One window from the genome of Ailuropoda melanoleuca isolate Jingjing chromosome 5, ASM200744v2, whole genome shotgun sequence encodes:
- the CLPX gene encoding ATP-dependent Clp protease ATP-binding subunit clpX-like, mitochondrial: MSGCGACTCGAAAARFITSSLASAQRGISCGRIHIPVLGRLGTFETQILRRAPFRTFTETPAYFASKDGISKDGSGDGNKKSASEGSSKKSGSGNSGKGGNQLRCPKCGDLCTHVETFVSSTRFVKCEKCHHFFVVLSEADSKKSIIKEPESAAEAVKLAFQQKPPPPPKKIYNYLDKYVVGQSFAKKVLSVAVYNHYKRIYNNIPANLRQQAEVEKQTSLTPRELEIRRREDEYRFTKLLQIAGISPHGNALGASVQQQVNQQIPQEKRGGEVLDSSHDDIKLEKSNILLLGPTGSGKTLLAQTLAKCLDVPFAICDCTTLTQAGYVGEDIESVIAKLLQDANYNVEKAQQGIVFLDEVDKIGSVPGIHQLRDVGGEGVQQGLLKLLEGTIVNVPEKNSRKLRGETVQVDTTNILFVASGAFNGLDRIISRRKNEKYLGFGTPSNLGKGRRAAAAADLANRSGESNTHQDIEEKDRLLRHVEARDLIEFGMIPEFVGRLPVVVPLHSLDEKTLVQILTEPRNAVVPQYQALFSMDKCELNVTEDALKAIARLALERKTGARGLRSIMEKLLLEPMFEVPNSDIVCVEVDKEVVEGKKEPGYIRAPTKESSEEEYDSGVEEEGWPRQADAANS, translated from the exons GTATCTCTTGTGGTCGCATTCACATACCCGTTTTAGGAAGGCTCGGGACCTTTGAAACTCAGATTCTACGAAGAGCTCCCTTTAGAACCTTTACAGAAACACCAGCATACTTTGCATCAAAAGATGGGATAAGTAAAGATGGCTCTGGAGATGGAAATAAG AAATCAGCAAGTGAGGGAAGCAGTAAAAAATCAGGCTCTGGAAATTCAGGAAAAGGTGGAAACCAGCTGAGGTGTCCTAAGTGTGGTGACTTGTGCACTCATGTAGAGACCTTTGTGT caTCCACCCGTTTTGTGAAGTGTGAAAAGTGTCATCATTTTTTTGTTGTACTATCTGAAGCAGACTCAAAGAAAAGCATAATTAAAGAGCCCGAGTCAGCAGCAGAAGCTGTAAAATTGGCATTCCAACAGAaaccacctcctccccccaagAAG atttataacTACCTCGACAAGTATGTTGTTGGCCAGTCATTTGCTAAGAAGGTGCTTTCAGTTGCTGTGTACAATCATTATAAGAGAATATATAACAATATCCCAGCTAATCTGAGACAGCAAGCAGAAGTTGAGAAGCAGACGTCATTAACACCTAGAG aGTTAGAAATAAGAAGACGGGAGGATGAGTACAGATTTACAA AATTGCTTCAGATCGCCGGAATCAGTCCACATGGTAACGCTTTAGGAGCGTCGGTGCAGCAGCAGGTAAATCAGCAGATACCTCAGGAGAAACGAGGAGGTGAAGTGTTGGATTCTTCCCATGATGACATAAAACTTGAAAAGAGTAATATTTTGCTGCTTGGACCAACTGGGTCAG GTAAAACTCTGCTGGCACAAACTCTAGCTAAATGCCTTGATGTCCCTTTTGCTATCTGTGACTGTACAACTTTGACTCAGGCTGGATATGTAGGTGAAGATATTGAATCTGTGATTGCCAAACTGCTCCAAGATGCCAATTATAATGTAGAAAAAGCACAACAAG GAATTGTCTTTCTGGATGAAGTAGATAAGATTGGCAGTGTGCCAGGCATTCATCAGTTACGGGATGTAGGTGGAGAAGGCGTTCAGCAA gGGTTATTAAAACTACTAGAAGGCACGATAGTTAATGTTCCAGAAAAGAATTCCCGCAAGTTACGTGGAGAAACAGTACAAGTTGATACAACAAACATCCTTTTTGTTGCATCTGGTGCTTTCAATGGCTTAGACAGAATCATCAgcaggaggaaaaatgaaaag TATCTTGGATTTGGAACACCATCTAATCTGGGAAAAGGCAGAAGGGCTGCGGCTGCTGCAGACCTTGCCAACCGAAGTGGAGAATCAAATACTCACCAAGACATTGAAGAAAAAGATCGATTATTACGTCATGTGGAAGCCAGAGATCTCATTGAATTTGGCATGATTCCTGAGTTTGTGGGACGGTTGCCTGTGGTAGTTCCTTTGCATAGTCTAGATGAGAAAACACTTGTACAAATACTAACAGAGCCGCGTAATGCTGTTGTTCCTCAGTACCAGGCCTTGTTCAGCATGGATAag tGTGAACTGAATGTTACTGAGGATGCTTTGAAAGCTATAGCCAGATTGGCACTAGAACGAAAAACAGGTGCACGAGGTCTTCGGTCCATAATG GAAAAGCTGTTACTAGAACCAATGTTTGAAGTTCCTAATTCTGATATTGTATGTGTGGAGGTTGACAAAGAAGTagtagaagggaaaaaggaaCCAGGATATATCCG GGCTCCAACGAAAGAATCCTCTGAAGAAGAGTATGACTCTGGAGTTGAAGAAGAAGGATGGCCTCGTCAAGCAGATGCAGCAAACAGCTAA